A single Curtobacterium sp. MCSS17_015 DNA region contains:
- a CDS encoding DUF4012 domain-containing protein, which produces MSDLPESRRTAARRGSRARIVLWIVLALVLLLIVAVAWVGVRGLLAKRHLEQSVALVSTLRSQITDGDTSAAQRTAKQLEDHASSARSLTSDPVWSAAQITPFFGSNLRAVREVAVVVDEVATGAVRPVTEVIGDLNQDALTPKGGRIELQPLVDAQPSVARATKTLAKASVEAEAIDTSATLSPVTSAVNQLRNALGSVAEQADAANKVVQLAPTMLGHDGDRDYVLLFQNNAELRAGGGIPGAVALLQARDGAIALADQAAGSSFGPYDKPVLPLSAATTSLYGDITGRYMQDVNLTPRFDVTGALAREMWKQKFGQEVDGVLAIDPVTLGYILRATGPVQLPSGDTLTSENATKLLLSDVYAKYPDPTVQDAFFASAASAVFEKVSSGGFDSKKFIAALTDGTRDGRLRLWSADKAEQVQIAGTAVAGDLPTASMQTREFGVYLNDGTASKMDYYLDKKVSVGSSVCRKDGRPTSVVEVTLKNTAPADAATSLPAYVTGGGALGTEPGKIKTLMAVYAPPNAIYLGASQDGKGAALQTAMDGEHPVAQIQTLLAPGQSTTFRVAFLGEAKFAKAGVQAESTPGVRQTKVEPLQFDCTEPVPVG; this is translated from the coding sequence ATGTCCGACCTGCCCGAGTCGCGACGCACTGCTGCACGCCGGGGTTCCAGGGCCCGGATAGTGCTGTGGATCGTCCTTGCGCTCGTCCTCCTCTTGATCGTCGCCGTTGCCTGGGTCGGAGTTCGCGGGCTGCTCGCGAAACGGCACCTCGAGCAGTCGGTCGCCCTCGTGAGCACCCTGCGCTCGCAGATCACTGACGGCGATACATCGGCGGCGCAGCGCACGGCGAAGCAGCTGGAAGACCATGCGTCGTCGGCGAGGAGCTTGACGAGCGATCCGGTCTGGAGCGCCGCGCAGATCACGCCCTTCTTCGGGTCGAACCTCCGGGCCGTACGCGAGGTCGCGGTCGTCGTGGATGAAGTCGCAACTGGCGCAGTGCGACCGGTCACCGAGGTCATCGGCGACCTGAATCAGGATGCGCTCACACCGAAGGGCGGTCGCATCGAACTCCAGCCGCTCGTGGACGCACAGCCGTCGGTCGCCCGCGCGACGAAGACCTTGGCGAAGGCCAGTGTTGAAGCGGAGGCCATCGACACGAGCGCGACATTGTCACCGGTGACGTCGGCGGTCAACCAACTGCGCAATGCCCTCGGATCGGTAGCCGAGCAGGCGGACGCGGCCAACAAGGTGGTGCAACTCGCGCCGACCATGCTCGGACACGACGGCGACCGCGACTACGTCCTGCTCTTCCAGAACAACGCCGAGCTGCGTGCCGGGGGCGGTATCCCTGGCGCGGTCGCCCTGCTGCAGGCGAGAGACGGCGCAATCGCGCTCGCTGATCAAGCCGCGGGGTCGTCCTTCGGGCCGTATGACAAGCCGGTGCTACCGCTGTCGGCGGCGACGACGAGCCTGTACGGCGACATCACGGGTCGCTACATGCAGGACGTGAACCTCACGCCGCGCTTCGACGTCACGGGTGCCTTGGCGCGCGAGATGTGGAAGCAGAAGTTCGGCCAGGAGGTCGACGGTGTGCTGGCCATCGATCCAGTGACCCTCGGCTACATCCTGCGCGCAACCGGTCCGGTGCAACTGCCGTCGGGTGACACTCTGACGTCAGAGAACGCCACGAAGCTCCTGCTCAGCGATGTCTACGCCAAGTACCCGGACCCGACGGTGCAGGATGCGTTCTTCGCGTCCGCAGCGAGTGCGGTGTTCGAGAAGGTGTCGAGCGGCGGGTTCGACTCGAAGAAGTTCATCGCCGCGTTGACGGACGGTACGAGGGACGGGCGCCTTCGGCTGTGGAGTGCCGACAAGGCGGAGCAGGTACAGATCGCCGGGACAGCTGTAGCAGGTGATCTCCCGACCGCATCGATGCAGACGCGGGAGTTCGGCGTCTACCTGAATGACGGCACCGCTTCGAAGATGGACTACTACCTCGACAAGAAGGTGTCGGTCGGCAGCTCGGTGTGCCGGAAGGACGGGCGACCAACTTCCGTGGTCGAGGTCACGCTCAAGAACACGGCACCAGCCGACGCGGCAACCAGTCTTCCGGCGTACGTGACGGGCGGAGGGGCACTCGGCACCGAACCGGGCAAGATCAAGACCCTGATGGCGGTCTACGCGCCGCCGAACGCGATCTACCTCGGCGCCTCGCAGGACGGCAAGGGAGCAGCGCTGCAGACCGCCATGGACGGCGAGCACCCGGTCGCGCAGATCCAGACTCTCCTCGCCCCCGGACAGAGCACGACGTTCCGCGTGGCCTTCCTCGGTGAAGCGAAGTTCGCGAAGGCCGGTGTTCAGGCGGAGTCGACACCGGGGGTCCGGCAGACCAAGGTGGAGCCGCTGCAGTTCGACTGCACCGAGCCGGTCCCGGTCGGCTGA
- a CDS encoding DUF4333 domain-containing protein — MQIKHVMGAAFGAAMLATTLAGCSASASVSRTISPDRFEATVVEALQKLSDAEPEVDCGDDQIAIEDGNEVHCDVNTAGYDVVYDSLVRISTEDGEQYSVHVEVDDQPKS; from the coding sequence ATGCAGATCAAGCACGTGATGGGGGCCGCATTCGGGGCGGCGATGCTCGCGACGACACTGGCGGGGTGCTCGGCCTCGGCGTCGGTGTCCCGCACGATCAGTCCGGACCGGTTCGAGGCGACGGTGGTCGAGGCGCTGCAGAAGCTCTCCGACGCTGAGCCCGAGGTCGACTGCGGTGACGACCAGATCGCCATCGAGGACGGCAACGAGGTCCACTGCGACGTCAACACCGCGGGCTACGACGTCGTCTACGACTCGCTCGTGCGGATCAGCACCGAGGACGGCGAGCAGTACAGCGTGCACGTCGAGGTGGACGACCAGCCGAAGTCGTGA
- a CDS encoding GDP-L-fucose synthase produces MSDNEFVPGPLDRSGRVYVAGHRGLVGSAVWRKLESEGFTDLVGRTSSELDLKDRGAVFAFFAEQKPRYVVLAAAKVGGIMANNTYPHDFLSENLQIQVNVMDAAVEHDVERLMFLGSSCIYPKFAEQPIHEDSLLTGHLEPTNDAYAIAKIAGIMQVQAVRRQYGKHWISAMPTNLYGPGDNFSPQGSHVLPALIRRYDEAAKSGADRVENWGTGSPRREFLHVDDMAAAVLHLMEHYDGPEQVNVGTGSDVTIKEIAETVATIVGFDGETVWDTTKPDGTPQKLLDVSKLADAGWTAGIGLEDGLRSTISWYREHVGTIRE; encoded by the coding sequence ATGTCGGACAACGAGTTCGTCCCCGGGCCGCTCGACAGGTCGGGGCGCGTCTACGTGGCTGGCCATCGAGGGCTCGTCGGATCCGCGGTCTGGCGCAAGCTTGAGTCCGAGGGGTTCACCGACCTGGTCGGACGTACTTCTTCGGAGCTCGATCTCAAGGACCGCGGTGCCGTCTTCGCGTTCTTCGCCGAGCAGAAGCCCCGCTATGTCGTCCTCGCCGCGGCCAAGGTCGGCGGCATCATGGCGAACAACACGTACCCGCACGACTTCCTCAGCGAGAACCTCCAGATTCAGGTGAACGTCATGGACGCCGCCGTCGAGCACGACGTCGAGCGCCTCATGTTCCTCGGGTCGTCGTGCATCTACCCGAAGTTCGCGGAGCAGCCGATCCACGAGGACTCGCTGCTCACGGGTCACCTCGAACCGACCAACGATGCCTACGCCATCGCGAAGATCGCCGGGATCATGCAGGTCCAGGCGGTTCGCCGTCAGTACGGCAAGCACTGGATTTCGGCGATGCCGACGAACCTCTACGGACCCGGCGACAACTTCTCGCCGCAGGGGTCTCACGTCCTGCCCGCTCTCATCCGCCGGTACGACGAGGCGGCGAAGTCAGGCGCGGACCGTGTCGAGAACTGGGGGACCGGTTCGCCCCGACGTGAGTTCCTGCATGTCGACGACATGGCCGCAGCAGTCCTGCACCTGATGGAGCACTACGACGGGCCGGAGCAAGTCAACGTCGGCACCGGTTCGGACGTGACCATCAAGGAGATCGCCGAAACGGTCGCGACGATCGTCGGGTTCGACGGGGAGACCGTCTGGGACACAACGAAGCCCGATGGCACTCCCCAGAAGCTGCTCGATGTGTCCAAGCTCGCGGATGCGGGTTGGACCGCCGGTATCGGTCTGGAGGACGGGCTTCGGAGCACCATCAGCTGGTACCGCGAGCACGTCGGCACGATCCGCGAATGA
- a CDS encoding ATP/GTP-binding protein, translating into MASNSTPMMEQHIAVFGGSGSGKTVLLSSFYGAAQEPSVRRANRYAVTAEDRAQGRTLHRNYLGMRDGDTVPSSTRFASTSYRFVIEPSAESAPKGRSKQKASKPLRIIWHDYPGEWFEEDPSSADEATRRVETFRSLLSADVAVLLVDGQLLAEHAGEEDRYLKALLTDFHTGLYALRDDVLEDGKRLTRFPRIWTLALSKSDLLPDVDVEAFRELVIGKAGGELDELRTVLQSFVQDPDALDVGEDFLLLSSAKFEPGNIDVSTRTGVDLLLPITAMLPFERFAKWATTRQRGAQVAEQLLKFVGPVVGFLATSRYGKSPLVGAAAGWIGGGIGSRAVSFATKRVAKFKDDAVAEQEFTSRVLARFGEDLDRGVEQRVLRRGDA; encoded by the coding sequence ATGGCCTCGAACAGCACCCCGATGATGGAACAGCACATCGCCGTCTTCGGAGGAAGTGGCAGCGGCAAGACCGTGCTGCTCTCGTCGTTCTACGGCGCCGCGCAGGAGCCGAGCGTCCGTCGCGCGAACCGGTACGCCGTGACCGCGGAGGACCGTGCCCAGGGCCGTACCCTGCACCGCAACTACCTGGGCATGCGCGACGGTGACACCGTGCCGAGCTCGACCCGCTTCGCGTCGACCTCGTACCGCTTCGTCATCGAGCCGTCGGCGGAGTCCGCGCCGAAGGGCCGGTCGAAGCAGAAGGCATCGAAGCCCCTGCGGATCATCTGGCACGACTACCCCGGCGAGTGGTTCGAGGAGGACCCGAGCTCCGCCGACGAGGCCACCCGTCGCGTCGAGACCTTCCGCTCGCTCCTCAGCGCGGACGTCGCCGTGCTCCTGGTGGACGGGCAGCTGCTGGCCGAGCACGCCGGCGAGGAGGACCGCTACCTGAAGGCCCTGCTGACGGACTTCCACACCGGGCTCTACGCCTTGCGTGACGACGTGCTCGAGGACGGCAAGCGGCTCACCCGCTTCCCGCGGATCTGGACCCTGGCCTTGTCGAAGTCCGACCTGCTGCCCGACGTCGACGTCGAGGCCTTCCGGGAGCTCGTCATCGGCAAGGCCGGCGGAGAACTCGACGAACTCCGCACCGTGCTGCAGAGCTTCGTGCAGGACCCCGACGCGCTCGACGTCGGTGAGGACTTCCTGCTGCTGTCCTCGGCCAAGTTCGAGCCGGGGAACATCGACGTCAGCACGCGCACCGGCGTGGACCTGCTCCTGCCGATCACCGCGATGCTGCCGTTCGAGCGCTTCGCGAAGTGGGCGACCACCCGGCAGCGCGGGGCACAGGTGGCCGAGCAGCTGCTCAAGTTTGTCGGGCCCGTCGTCGGGTTCCTCGCCACCTCGCGCTACGGCAAGTCCCCGCTCGTCGGTGCGGCTGCGGGCTGGATCGGTGGCGGCATCGGTTCGCGGGCGGTCAGCTTCGCCACGAAGCGCGTCGCGAAGTTCAAGGACGATGCCGTGGCAGAGCAGGAGTTCACCTCCCGCGTGCTGGCGCGATTCGGCGAGGACCTGGACCGCGGAGTCGAACAGCGCGTCCTGCGCCGGGGTGACGCATGA
- a CDS encoding VanZ family protein: MTPDHPDDRVRDVPPPSVGRVAGSGSALRRRGRTSAHATGRSRRVAGVLAIGYGVAVVLIGFWGSPVDARAQPLLDRLIAAAQRRGAPSWFGYELFESLANVAFFVPLGLLVVLLAGARWWWAGAAAGLLVSAAIETGQALFLPARVATIDDVVANTMGAVVGALLGVVLLGVAARRRRS; this comes from the coding sequence GTGACCCCTGATCACCCGGACGACCGCGTGCGCGATGTGCCGCCGCCGTCGGTCGGCCGCGTGGCCGGGTCCGGCAGCGCCCTGCGTCGCCGCGGCAGGACGAGCGCGCACGCGACGGGGCGGAGCCGCCGCGTCGCCGGGGTGCTCGCCATCGGCTACGGGGTGGCGGTGGTCCTCATCGGGTTCTGGGGTTCCCCCGTCGACGCGCGGGCGCAGCCGTTGCTGGATCGGCTCATCGCCGCCGCGCAGCGCCGTGGTGCGCCGAGCTGGTTCGGGTACGAGCTGTTCGAGTCCCTGGCGAACGTGGCGTTCTTCGTGCCGTTGGGGCTGCTCGTCGTGCTGCTCGCCGGGGCGCGCTGGTGGTGGGCCGGCGCGGCGGCGGGGCTGCTCGTCAGCGCGGCCATCGAGACCGGGCAGGCGCTGTTCCTGCCGGCGCGGGTCGCGACGATCGACGACGTGGTGGCGAACACGATGGGCGCTGTCGTGGGTGCGCTGCTCGGGGTCGTGCTGCTCGGGGTGGCCGCGCGGCGACGGCGGTCCTGA